In a single window of the Methanorbis furvi genome:
- the larE gene encoding ATP-dependent sacrificial sulfur transferase LarE, whose protein sequence is MKTVPSKLSGILQKNSPILIALSGGQDSLTLLAAAKAVNISVIAATVVSEFEVPGETERAEKFCKKLGVPWHSIQIKILEDRSIAANPVDRCYLCKKKIMGSLADLAKAQGCKICDGTHADDMPEDRPGHAALLELGVCSPFAEAGIDKEEVLSLAETLGVPIIPPSSCLATRIPFGVVITEEKLNRVAAAETFLHEQGIAGILRVRLIGDEAVVEVEAGEMQLASKHAAELERFGFSRVRVAGYISGGVTRWKQTQQ, encoded by the coding sequence ATGAAAACAGTTCCTTCAAAACTTTCCGGGATTTTGCAGAAAAACTCCCCGATACTGATCGCACTCTCGGGAGGGCAGGACAGTCTGACCCTTCTCGCCGCAGCGAAAGCGGTGAACATTTCAGTAATCGCCGCAACCGTCGTCTCGGAGTTCGAGGTGCCCGGCGAAACAGAACGTGCGGAAAAGTTCTGCAAAAAACTCGGAGTTCCATGGCATTCAATTCAGATCAAAATTCTGGAGGATAGATCCATTGCCGCAAACCCGGTGGACCGCTGTTATTTGTGCAAGAAAAAGATCATGGGATCACTTGCTGACCTCGCGAAAGCACAAGGCTGCAAAATCTGTGACGGCACGCATGCGGATGATATGCCTGAAGACCGGCCTGGACACGCGGCCCTTCTGGAACTTGGCGTCTGCAGTCCGTTTGCCGAGGCAGGGATTGACAAAGAAGAGGTTCTGTCACTTGCAGAAACTCTCGGCGTTCCGATAATTCCTCCCTCATCATGTCTTGCGACCAGGATTCCTTTTGGAGTTGTGATCACCGAGGAAAAACTCAACCGTGTTGCAGCAGCAGAGACATTTCTTCATGAACAGGGAATTGCCGGCATCCTTCGCGTGCGGCTGATCGGCGATGAGGCGGTTGTGGAGGTTGAGGCAGGAGAAATGCAGCTTGCATCAAAACATGCAGCAGAGCTTGAGAGATTTGGTTTCTCGCGGGTAAGGGTTGCGGGCTATATTTCGGGAGGTGTTACTCGATGGAAACAAACACAGCAGTAA
- a CDS encoding DUF5814 domain-containing protein, translated as MIAGRARFRYIKKLQRAAGYRLPDGAFHPANLEAITGSMNIDSLDPGTRDQVMRFYKDFLECSCRDSPLCGCPERKFVIAILELREMGLSHREIHNHLIDEYGVDLFPADILSFLEDSVHLLEAIRSVANLAEQKELVELSDEHIRQIAR; from the coding sequence GTGATTGCAGGCCGCGCAAGATTTCGTTACATCAAAAAGTTGCAGCGAGCGGCAGGCTACCGGTTGCCGGACGGGGCATTTCATCCGGCGAACCTTGAGGCGATTACCGGTTCGATGAATATTGACAGTCTTGATCCCGGAACAAGGGATCAGGTCATGCGGTTTTACAAGGATTTTCTTGAGTGCAGCTGTCGCGACTCGCCGCTCTGCGGATGTCCGGAGCGCAAGTTTGTTATTGCGATTCTGGAGCTGCGCGAGATGGGACTCAGTCACCGTGAGATCCACAACCATCTGATCGATGAGTACGGTGTTGATCTTTTTCCAGCAGATATCCTGAGTTTTCTTGAGGACTCTGTTCATCTGCTGGAAGCAATCCGCAGTGTTGCCAATCTTGCGGAACAAAAAGAGCTGGTTGAGTTATCGGATGAACATATCCGTCAGATCGCACGATGA
- a CDS encoding DUF2150 family protein has protein sequence MAAKKSSKKSEEPEASAKLFYIFYNQERWDNWLNTLAEADFSGDDESEEMPEGYRILDGFSDDITLATIKIIRLFQNGRISLEDARAKLRGVEEIVMSEVQNEDVAEIIGSMQVSMLVLFAAGQKYLEQAYPPSEEVKNLVKDGRKVFDKDPEKALDMASSIGAAVINGASCCGKYVKDTDEPTLFDEWLVEVERIADAMKSLKNFDEEAGEAQ, from the coding sequence ATGGCTGCAAAGAAATCCTCCAAAAAAAGTGAAGAACCAGAAGCATCAGCAAAGCTCTTCTATATCTTCTATAATCAGGAGCGTTGGGACAACTGGCTGAACACCCTTGCGGAAGCGGACTTCTCGGGCGATGATGAGAGTGAAGAGATGCCGGAAGGATACCGCATTCTTGACGGTTTTTCCGATGACATTACTCTTGCGACAATAAAGATCATCAGACTTTTCCAGAACGGAAGAATATCTCTGGAGGACGCGAGGGCCAAACTCCGCGGCGTGGAAGAGATCGTCATGAGTGAGGTGCAGAACGAGGATGTTGCTGAGATTATCGGGTCCATGCAGGTCTCCATGCTGGTGCTCTTTGCAGCAGGACAGAAATATCTTGAGCAGGCTTATCCTCCGTCTGAAGAGGTCAAAAATCTTGTCAAGGACGGACGCAAGGTCTTTGACAAAGATCCGGAAAAGGCTCTTGACATGGCATCGTCGATTGGTGCTGCTGTGATTAATGGTGCAAGCTGCTGCGGCAAATATGTGAAGGACACGGATGAGCCGACGCTTTTTGATGAGTGGCTGGTGGAGGTCGAACGCATTGCCGATGCGATGAAATCTCTGAAGAACTTCGACGAGGAAGCCGGAGAAGCCCAGTGA